A genomic region of Pseudopipra pipra isolate bDixPip1 chromosome W, bDixPip1.hap1, whole genome shotgun sequence contains the following coding sequences:
- the LOC135404783 gene encoding LOW QUALITY PROTEIN: uncharacterized protein LOC135404783 (The sequence of the model RefSeq protein was modified relative to this genomic sequence to represent the inferred CDS: deleted 1 base in 1 codon; substituted 1 base at 1 genomic stop codon) produces the protein MCVLAQSVFLGILTLSLVMALTGESHPDTPMGRIWARRLRFGRWEDPRTFPASREAPKVGDSLFSLHFAPGTCSSLSHTIAFPKRIIPSFPLPAAGINQGINPILLLFRAAHVSDSAFCVSVLSVRPPFPEPEFSHVCPDTWPGFQGKCYYFSEAEGNWTTGRTRCEALGASLATISTRVELVRMGXTGEDWDELVRTGLEPLQQLRGGKHGETKRINQPQTPQAGPKVLPVLEPGAKPLGKAPGLAGGGHRRERGGGEGKTGQSQRFFAFQAFLLHYKGEANHWIGLRMRDNSWEWINGTALNGRFEVRGVGPCGYLDDGWISSSLCHTEKNWICSRPDDYELWKGKLRDPKPGLST, from the exons ATGTGTGTTCTCGCTCAGAGTGTGTTCCTGGGGATCCTCACCTTGAGCCTGGTCATGGCACTGACTGGTGAGTCCCACCCAGACACCCCCATGGGGAGGATCTGGGCCAGGCGCCTCCGTTTTGGGAGGTGGGAGGATCCCAGGACATTCCCAGCATCAAGGGAGGCTCCCAAAGTGGGTGACTCCCTTTTTTCCCTACACTTTGCTCCAGGCACCTGCTCCTCACTCAGTCACACCATTGCCTTTCCCAAGAGAATAATCCCCAGTTTCcctcttccagctgctggaatAAACCAAGGAATCAACcccattttgctgcttttcagggCTGCCCACGTGTCTGACTcagctttctgtgtttcagttctcAGTGTGAGACCCCCTTTCCCTGAGCCGGAATTCTCCCACGTGTGCCCAGACACCTGGCCtggtttccaaggaaaatgttattatttttctgaggcTGAGGGCAACTGGACCACGGGCCGGACAAGGTGTGAGGCCCTGGGAGCTTCCCTGGCCACCATAAGCACGAGGGTTGAACTGGtgagga tgggatgaactggtgaggactgggatgaactggtgaGGACTGGGCTtgagcctctgcagcagctccggggTGGGAAACACGGGGAAACCAAGAGGATAAAtcagccccaaaccccccaggcTGGCCCCAaagtgctgccagtgctggagcCGGGAGCCAAGCCCTTGGGAAAAGCCCCAGGTCTGGCTGGGGGTGGacacaggagggaaagaggaggtgGGGAAGGCAAGACTGGCCAAAGCCAACGTTTCTTTGCCTTCCAGGCCTTCCTTCTGCACTATAAAGGTGAAGCAAACCACTGGATCGGGCTGAGAATGAGGGATAACAGCTGGGAATGGATCAATGGCACGGCCTTGAACGGCAG GTTTGAGGTGAGGGGTGTGGGGCCCTGTGGGTACCTCGATGACGGATGGATCAGCTCATCCCTGTGCCACACGGAGAAGAACTGGATCTGCAGCCGCCCCGACGACTATGAACTCTGGAAGGGGAAATTAAGAGACCCCAAACCAGGACTTTCAACCTAA